The following DNA comes from Bombus pascuorum chromosome 3, iyBomPasc1.1, whole genome shotgun sequence.
ttctacaacaaatttaatcttaaaatttaatactacaTTTCTCTTATTACAACATAACTTTTACATACTGTGTAAGGATGAAGGTTCTACAAGATGccataatttgaattttctatctcTGCCTGTTGTAACTGCCAGTGTTCCCTCGTCACCGAATAACATGCACGGTTGGAAGTGCAAAGCATTCACACCGCCATCGTGAGGAAGCTCGATTGACGTATTTAATGCGAACCTAACAGGTTGACAATATAGTATCTTAAAATTTACACATCAAGAATGCATATCTTGTACTTACTGTTGTtgtttaacgtcatacatcCAAAATTTCAGCCTTACTTCTATACATGACATTTTATCATTTCGTTCTTCAACAGTCGCCATCCACATACCATCGTGATTTATTGCTATCTTTGTAACTTCCGTGTTTATAATAACAACATTACGCTCTtgtgttaaaaaattttgtgcCGTAATATTtatctgaaaatttattaacaagaTAATAAACGACATAGcgtaaattttttatctgttttatattacacTGTTACtcacattatataataaactttttgtatgagtattataaaattgaacatGTCCAGTACGACTATTTAAAACTAAACAATTCGTACGTGGATCAACAATAAGGCCAGCAGGAAATAGATCTTTAGAAGATAAGGTCACGCCCcatgtaaaattttgtataaccGATGTCAATTTTCTTTGTGGATTTACAACCACGATACCTATGAATAtagatacattttataaatgtacttCACCtatctaaaataaatctaaagatttaaatatctaaaaatattcataccATTATCTAATGTAGACACGGCCACATATAAATTATCAGGAGCAATAGTAAGGTGTTTAATAGGTGCAGGTAATCGAGGAAGAAAGGATTTTTGATGTGGATTTGCTAAAACCCATTTCACTAGAACACATTCTCCTCCTCCTGTATACATGTGACCACCTACAATGTTTATGGTATATACAGTTATTGTACatgttgaaatttaaaaaaatataagaaatatatatcttacCTGATTTACTGAATGCTATTTCTGTAACAGGTAACGTATGCCAATGATAAACTGCTGTATAAGGTCTTGTTTGAAACAAACCCTTCCATACTACGACACGACCAGTCGTATCTCCTGTGGCAACACATTCTTCTTCTGGATGTCCAGCAATGCACGTTGGTATTCTACCTGTTTTACCTGTCTTATGTCTGCGATCATGAAATACGGTGGCATttataagtattttttattgaaaatttcagtttgtctttaatgttaaataatttttcttaagtataatacatacaatttATCAACAAAATTTCTTGATGGATTCAATATATGCAAATCTACATCATGAAGGAGTGCTATTAAATTCTCACCATGATTACCAATTATATCAACATAGTATTCATGAGATTTTGTCctgtaataatatgtaagaataatatatcacataaataatatataataagagTTTCGTTCATAATTATCGAAGTGCAAATTTTTCTTACGATATACATGTAGACTTTGCACAAATTCCATTATCCAGATCAAATAAcactatataaatttttgtgttGCATTTGGAAATATATGTTACAAGCACTTGACGCAATTCATTTCCATTAtgagttttataatttacaatgtgaaacgtttttatttttggctctatttgaaatgttaatttctgtaaaaaatataacaattatagatttataaaaGCTTCAAAAAGGGAAATCATGATTTTATACAgctaaaaaatacatttaatgtCTATACCAATTTCTTTGTGATAATGCCACTTTGACAACtccaaaaatttaattctccaTTTTCTGTACAGGCAATGATCAGATTGGGATTTTCTGGATGTATTATTAATCCTGCAATTCTGTAATTTGCTGGTTCTAATTCTTTAACAAAATCTCCAGTTTGTGTACTGTAAGCTCTTATAACATGCTTCCATACTATGTATAATGTTCTGTAACGTATATGTATTacttaatagaaatattaacaaCTTCTTTTCCTGAATACCGTAGTCTAAcatttataacgatatttattcatataatttcattaataaaattaatgaagtACATGTTTAGTACCATTATGTTTACAAccagaaattttatatttaaacgccaaaagaaattataatttttgtatatgcTGAATTAAAACTTACTCTCCATCGTGTGAAAAAACTGGCCGTTGATCAATTATACTTCCTCCACCTTTTCTCGTTACAATTAAATCGTCTACATCAATTACTTCAATATTTGTTGATTCGCGTTGCGTATTCAATTTCATCTGCATTTTTTCACTTATGTTGTATGAGACTAATATTCCTAATAATTAAACGCGATATTGTATACCCCATATATTAATGACTCAATAAGATACAAAAtacagtaaaaaatattatattttgataattataaacgcttaaaacataaattaaccAAACTAAATGCCTATCACATGGTGCCTTCTGGTATAAAAGATCCAAATACTTAAACAAACTTCATCTTCCATTTCTGCAACtgtaatgataaaaataccTAAATCGATAGGTACAACTTCATTTGGAAGAATCATAGTGTATTTTTTCACAATCGTAACGACAGCCAGTAATAATCTTAACAAATGTAAAaaggatttatttaattatttatatatttaatattcataaataaagatatcaactataataaaatattttaaaagcttgttattaatttacagaCTACACATTCACTACAGCAAATGAAATTGTAGTTTAGCGACATCTGAAATACTTTATGCACGTTATAAAATGCATCGATAACTGTAGTATTTCTGTTATCGGAATCTACAGTACTCTATGTTGACATAGTAGATTCGAACCGTAGGgaattttctttatcaatAGCAGATGAATTACGCATTCATTAATTCTactaacataatataattaatcggttttaaattgaattacttCCTCTACCGATAAGTTTCAATTtcttattgtaaaaaattgtatctttataattatactcatattattgtattctgtatattcgttaaatattaataacgaatgtgtgatattaataaaaagaaagaaaattgataaaacatTAAACACAATAATATCGTTCATAATTTAACATACTCTATTCGACGAAACCTTTTTTCAAGTAACTGTTGCTTTATTCTCCCTTAACTTTACACATTATAGATAGTAACATAAGTGGGAacttagaaaaagaaaaactgatCAGGCTTCGAAGCTGCAACAATAAATAAAGCGCATGAACTTCAGCTTTGAGTGGATGGAAAACAAGTACTGCACGCGagcaaaaattcaaataaagattttattgaaatataaggAATCTGTACCAGACAGAACTAAAATTACCGTTTAAATTTGGTACTACCGGGGTTCACATCGTATATGCCTGCGTAATCGCTGGGTTatcttttcacattttttcctctctccttGTGTCAGTGTGTGTGTATCTGTGTTGacttcatcttttttttttttaaatcgttataAGTAGAATCTGAATATTTCTATAAGTACAGAAACAATATTGAAGGTACGCGCACAGTCTATCTCAAAGTCTCTAAAGCTAAAAAGGATTTTTCTCCTAGATCTGCAGTTCTGCGATTCTTACATTTACAACTTAAAGGGGTTTCTTGCTTTCTGTTTCTctatttacaattacaatgAACTGAAAGGTCTAAAGCTACGcgttttttctctctctctctttcattcTCATTCTTGCTCTTAAATCGCTCCGTTATCATAGAATTGTAAGTGttcaattatttacaatttttacagaatatttCTCTCTCAATATACAGAGTGTATTGGTTTACATTACacaacaatttaataaacgtgtatttaaAATTCCTTGCAAATGCGAATTGCAAGAAATCGCACGACCTAACTGCACACAAATAGtcccattttcttttctcgtttaaaaagataaatcgTTATAATTCTGCTTTTCTCATGGAAATAGATCGTACATAGtcaatgaagaaaaaagaaaaaaagaagaagaaatattaaacatttattactaATGTATCGtcgatttatcattttaaattatagttaATCAATTTTAATGTACGATAGAGAAGAAAAGTCTTTCGAACGAGGCTCGTTCTTTTCTCATAAAATGGGACCTATTGTGCGCATAGTCTCTAATACTATACTAAGAatgtaaaaaccaaaaaaacttttcttcgtttatattagttacaataaataagcaacgtatatgtatttttttccttttaagaTTTACGCTTATATAATTAACTGTATCACGAATTTACTGGTTCCGAAATTGGTGCACACGCGCGCCAAATATACGGTGCAGCGaaagttaaaaagaaaaagaaagataaaataaaataaaaggaagagaaTAGAGTTAATCTTTGAAGAAGATCAAcgacattaattaattacattgttTGTATAGAAGATCGTTAGAATTTGGTTGTACTCGATTCTCTGTTCAAGATGACCGTTTTAGAGGTAGGAACATTCCTATTTGGTGAATACACGTCGACAACCCatcttaaaaaaataaaatggcgCTCTCTCAAGgatatgcataaatatttctcgaaatacaaattcgtaagtatatatatatatatatatatcgttggAATTAAATGTCGCGTGTATGAAAACGTATAATACGCAGTCAGTCCTTAaattgaaatggaaaaaaagggaaatgaaagaaaagatacCTTTGaaggtataaaaaaaatgcaacATCTAACACGTTTAAACAATACTTAATCGATTCGTAACAAAAACACCGACAACCGATATAAAACATGTTATATAGATTATGAAGTTATCATGTACTATGTTGTTGATAACGTACATCGTTTTGCTTCCCTTTTTCAGCTTGTTTGTCACTGTGCATTGAactgtatgtgtatgtgtgtagGTCTGTTTGTGTAAGTGTGATGCTATAAcaacttgaaaaaaaaaatcaataatgCGTTCGTGCCTCTAAAGAAATCTAAAATCTACCAACGAATGATAcacctcttttcttttctttttgtgacAAAATATTACTCgctaagaaaaagagaaaaaaatgagaGTGATATTGATCATTTAAATACAGTATAATATCATAATGCTGAGAAATACGTCATCAAGATAACATtagttcctttttttgttattcttctttctatatacttgaaaattcatttttttcatattttcttaaaacgcTTCTACGAAGCTGCTTTGATTATTCTAAAAaggaattagaaaaatatttctttccagATCTGTACTATTTTATcatagtaaaatttgaaattaactAATTTACAATGGTACTCCAccattctttatctttttttttttctgcaGAATTCTAATACAAGCGGAAATGCAATCAAtgagaaaatgttatttatccTCTAAAATGTTTCCTTCAGAtctttttgcattttctttttgtctgATTTTGGTACAGAAAGTTTACGGTCTATCAAGCGTCTTTAAAATGTACAAGTGTATATCACGATGTGACAGCGACTCATGTACCGTTGTTCTTTCGCGTTTACTTGTCGCATAACCATAGtcttattatcttttatcCGCTGACTTACacgataattttctattcgacacgtcggaactgACCGTTCGAATTTTTGTCCCCAAACAAATCCACGTCCAATTTTATGCCCACGTAACATCTTGTTCTAGGAAACTGCGAGCTGAACAATTTCTTTGTAATTACACATAACCTCGATCATCCTCTTCGCAAACACCAAAAAAGAGTCCGTTTTACTTTTTTAGAAAAAGtccttatacatatatatacatatatatatatgtatatatatatatatacatacatatatgtatatatatatatagctcGATACTGtctatacacacacatatataaacgtatatgtgtatatatatatatatatatatatatatatatatatatgttcacCATTTTCGACTCTACACTTCAAcgtgtgaaaataatttatatttacaagcTGGTTCAGTATTAGAAATTCGCATTAAAGCGTCCTTATTTAAAGATCGTTAATAGATATCGCTCTTTGGATCCCTTTCCCGGAAGAATCCTTTTTCAGTCTTGCACTCCCTGATGGTAACGGTCTTCAAATTTACCGTCACGTCTGTAATGAACACCTGATCGGCAACTGGATTCCGTGCGTGCCAGTAATCCGTACCAGGACTTGAAAGAGGGACATACATGTCGGTCTTTGAGATTTCTGTCTGCTTCACGCTCGATGTATTGCTACTGTTGCTATTACTGTTGTTGTTATGATTGTTGCTATTGTTATGACTATGATGCCCATTGACGACGGTTGGTAACCTGTTGTTGTTTGTATATGAATCCGTAGGGCTAGGTGACTTGTGACCGTTCGCGTCTACTGTCACAGCTCCGTTCGACTTCTCTTGTTTTTGCTCAGACAAGTGCCTCTTTTTGGTAGGCTGTTCCAGAGGCGTGTCTATCTGGGGGGAGAGAGGTGCTGGCGGTGCACGCGGCAGCGAGGGTGGAGGACCGTGAGGCACGTCAGCTTCGGCACGCTTTTTCTCTTGCACCGCTGGAGCTGGTGTCGTCGGCACTGCTGGCAGCGGTTCCTCCGGTGTCGACTTCACGCTTGACGATGACGGCCTCCTGCCGTTTACCTTGTGACTCTGCAACGTATTTACAAtcatgtatttattattttagaatttattttaatttattctttatttattttattatttttcttttattataatatatgctACAAATTTTTGATAGATTTCGAAATTATGGACACTTTTACGATTCATTGTATATAATTGAACACTTTGTTAATTATCTATAAATCCAAAATATAGATTAGCACTGATTAAACTCTATAAGatgaagagaagaagaagaagaatgaaCGAATACTTACGTGATAAGAGGGAGACGTTGGATTACTCTTCAGAGGCAATAGTCGAGGTATTTTGTTTGGAGGAGGACTTCCACTACCGCTGCTTGGACTGCTCGTAGTAATGGTAACACCAATTTTTCCCGATTCTTTGCTGAGAACCTCGGCCTTTCTTTTTGTACCAGTCGGTTCTCTCCTAGGCAGTAGAGGACTGTCTATACTACTATTGGAACAATCTGAATCAACACTGAACGCGGATGCAGATAATTCTGGGGCTGTTGGAGATTCGTGCCCGTCGACGGAACTTGGAAGCGTGTCTTCGTCAGGTGCAACGGGATTTAGGCGAGGTGCGGAAGTGCTACCGGTAGTTGATTCGTCTTGACTATCTTCTCCAACTCTCTCGTCTCCGCCGGGCTCTTCCTCGACGACCAAGTTTGCCAGAACGTGTTCCtgtgaattataaaaatggtttagtttattgaaatgtttatataattttagattaaaaattataaaagaaaatataataattacctTATTCCTAAGAATGGAAATGGTTTCAATATAATTGAATGAAagcttaatttttaataatttccattttcacaCATGTAGTTAGAAACacatttaaatgtaatatcaataatttaaaattgaaaatttgaattagaaaatatGCTACAGTACAGTACacagtaatatattattatattacacatatataattttgcgAACATGAATTGcgaatatgaataaattatttacgcTATATCTAGTATCCCTCCGCCTAGGTCTCCTTGCAGTCACATCACCACCTTTTTGACTTTCTTCGTATAATTCAATTAACCTGACGTCTAAGATGTTTTCTTCGGGTTCCCATGTGTTATGTctataaaaaacgaaaacgtttACATTCATAATCTGTTTTAACGAACCTGTTAATAACTTTATCAATTGTACTTTAACTTACTTTTTGCTCCATCCTTTCCATTTTACGAAGTACTCTACTTTACCCTAGAAG
Coding sequences within:
- the LOC132904987 gene encoding WD repeat-containing protein 75, with protein sequence MQMKLNTQRESTNIEVIDVDDLIVTRKGGGSIIDQRPVFSHDGETLYIVWKHVIRAYSTQTGDFVKELEPANYRIAGLIIHPENPNLIIACTENGELNFWSCQSGIITKKLKLTFQIEPKIKTFHIVNYKTHNGNELRQVLVTYISKCNTKIYIVLFDLDNGICAKSTCISTKSHEYYVDIIGNHGENLIALLHDVDLHILNPSRNFVDKLHKTGKTGRIPTCIAGHPEEECVATGDTTGRVVVWKGLFQTRPYTAVYHWHTLPVTEIAFSKSGGHMYTGGGECVLVKWVLANPHQKSFLPRLPAPIKHLTIAPDNLYVAVSTLDNGIVVVNPQRKLTSVIQNFTWGVTLSSKDLFPAGLIVDPRTNCLVLNSRTGHVQFYNTHTKSLLYNINITAQNFLTQERNVVIINTEVTKIAINHDGMWMATVEERNDKMSCIEVRLKFWMYDVKQQQFALNTSIELPHDGGVNALHFQPCMLFGDEGTLAVTTGRDRKFKLWHLVEPSSLHKKNKSWQCHSVGDYRNLPATDAGFSIDGSLVGIGFDSSLTIWTPDTCTFKCSLTHSQYQYPVTRIEFGKQDACHLVVAVSTQHIAVWNILSLTLIWSVPLKIATLTADPKSTYMAVFTTDNSLFVFTPHKSTPVYTRKDFIENNSFILGATFVPHLQVKRDSSYRLWQRRSQLFFLDSNQELLTLEPESEVTISLEILSTNATVPATAFSNLIASTTTTDKEIPAPFMHEQLKTGKGMVKELLSVSAHTLPPMNMLCASFITSLLSSSVSKTQSTDDRIERDETMQNDEESEESEEELSRPKNRESPPVAENDNVDETKVQLVDHNWSFLKTILPDREEIEQQLIDDNPEPAFPSENIYNLV
- the LOC132904994 gene encoding polycomb group protein Pc, which translates into the protein MDLGDRVYAAERIIKKREKRGKVEYFVKWKGWSKKHNTWEPEENILDVRLIELYEESQKGGDVTARRPRRRDTRYSEHVLANLVVEEEPGGDERVGEDSQDESTTGSTSAPRLNPVAPDEDTLPSSVDGHESPTAPELSASAFSVDSDCSNSSIDSPLLPRREPTGTKRKAEVLSKESGKIGVTITTSSPSSGSGSPPPNKIPRLLPLKSNPTSPSYHSHKVNGRRPSSSSVKSTPEEPLPAVPTTPAPAVQEKKRAEADVPHGPPPSLPRAPPAPLSPQIDTPLEQPTKKRHLSEQKQEKSNGAVTVDANGHKSPSPTDSYTNNNRLPTVVNGHHSHNNSNNHNNNSNSNSSNTSSVKQTEISKTDMYVPLSSPGTDYWHARNPVADQVFITDVTVNLKTVTIRECKTEKGFFRERDPKSDIY